In Shewanella sp. VB17, a single genomic region encodes these proteins:
- a CDS encoding YcjX family protein produces the protein MSRINRSFSKLTQKVTRTSKAIAHRTSDRHVRLAVTGLSGAGKTAFITGLVDQLLNSGLIGENNTLPLWQVSREGRLYGVKRALQPDLTLASFDHERAMSALRLSPPQWPASTRNISELRLAIRYQSEKGILAKLTDSATLYLDIVDYPGEWLLDLPMLKQSYRQWSMSQSQREHILQHSSCYPAFSQALAGIDLSSHAVETELKHIADLYQQLLLDSVNQHGFYYAQPGRMLLPGELVDAPVLAFFPLFGMTDEALAAREQDDEHSVYRVLARRFDEYKTKVITPFYKEYFSSFDRQILLVDCFTPLNRGKAQFDDMTQALNGIMESFKFGQSNLLQRLFSPKIDKLLFAASKVDHITRDQQGNALSLLTQLVKQSQKLAKFEGCDVEVMAISAIKAAEHGMVKSGSSEVEVVQGRELKTGKPVTLYPGEVPKSLPNAEFWDAQGFHFTQFAPPLIAPATEGADFSHIRLDHLLQYILGDKLE, from the coding sequence ATGAGTCGTATCAACCGCTCTTTTTCTAAGTTAACCCAAAAAGTCACCCGTACTAGTAAAGCCATTGCTCACCGCACCTCTGACAGGCACGTTCGGCTCGCCGTCACAGGTCTCAGTGGCGCGGGGAAAACCGCGTTTATTACCGGGCTTGTTGATCAACTATTAAATTCAGGTTTGATAGGGGAAAACAATACATTACCCTTGTGGCAAGTGAGCCGTGAAGGACGCTTATACGGTGTTAAGCGTGCACTACAGCCAGATCTGACCTTAGCAAGTTTTGATCACGAACGTGCCATGAGTGCGTTAAGGCTTTCTCCGCCTCAATGGCCTGCTTCAACTCGCAACATAAGCGAACTTAGGTTAGCTATCCGCTACCAGAGCGAAAAGGGTATACTGGCTAAATTAACCGATAGCGCGACCCTGTATCTCGATATCGTTGATTATCCTGGCGAATGGTTACTCGATTTACCTATGTTAAAACAGTCATATCGGCAATGGTCGATGTCACAAAGCCAACGTGAACACATTTTACAGCACTCATCATGTTACCCCGCGTTTAGTCAAGCGCTGGCAGGGATTGATTTGAGCAGTCATGCTGTTGAAACAGAATTAAAACACATTGCAGACTTGTATCAGCAGCTGTTGCTCGACAGTGTTAATCAGCATGGATTTTATTATGCCCAGCCAGGACGAATGTTGCTGCCAGGTGAGCTTGTCGATGCACCAGTACTGGCATTTTTTCCTCTATTTGGGATGACTGATGAGGCATTAGCCGCGCGTGAGCAAGATGATGAACATTCAGTGTATCGGGTATTGGCAAGACGCTTTGATGAGTATAAAACCAAGGTTATCACGCCTTTTTATAAAGAGTATTTTTCGAGTTTTGATCGGCAAATCTTATTGGTTGATTGCTTTACGCCATTAAATCGAGGTAAAGCGCAGTTTGATGACATGACGCAAGCGTTAAACGGCATTATGGAGAGTTTCAAATTTGGTCAATCAAATCTGCTACAACGGCTGTTTTCGCCCAAAATTGATAAACTGCTATTTGCCGCCAGTAAAGTAGATCACATCACTCGCGACCAACAAGGTAACGCACTTTCTCTGTTAACTCAGTTGGTTAAACAGAGTCAGAAATTGGCCAAGTTTGAGGGTTGTGACGTCGAGGTGATGGCCATAAGTGCCATCAAAGCGGCCGAGCATGGCATGGTTAAATCAGGCTCATCAGAGGTTGAAGTTGTGCAGGGTCGCGAACTCAAGACGGGTAAACCAGTCACGCTGTACCCTGGCGAAGTGCCCAAAAGTCTGCCTAATGCTGAATTTTGGGATGCACAAGGGTTTCATTTCACTCAGTTTGCCCCACCATTAATCGCGCCTGCAACTGAGGGGGCCGATTTTAGTCATATTCGCTTAGATCACCTGCTGCAATACATTTTGGGTGATAAACTTGAATAA
- a CDS encoding TIGR01620 family protein, with the protein MENNINLKKSQHFDTDPKEAVPTLRGAQHFDDQELHFIPQASALNANSDDEIDHAINAQINSAQSQVKRKKNVSLLAKLMLIGLGLLLVTETLLGLNRAWITSPWLFGLYASVLSVFVLWAVGISISEWRKLTTFKSVIESQQTGDRLSQSLQSGEADKFINNIIAKLPNDLPLEDYLSSIKDEHNDAEKLILFDELVLSASDAKAKKLVWRFAQESALLLAASPLAALDMAIILWRNQGMIYGIAQCYGIELGYLSRLKLIRGIITNIIYAGASEIAADLGTQLLTVEVTGKLSARLGQGLGGGLLTARLGYQAMALCRPISCKEASRPKLSGIHKELLVALQGFSSKMMTKTGVRKKDFTTND; encoded by the coding sequence ATGGAAAATAACATCAATTTGAAAAAATCACAGCATTTTGACACAGATCCCAAAGAGGCTGTCCCAACATTACGTGGTGCTCAGCATTTTGATGACCAAGAACTGCACTTTATTCCACAAGCCAGTGCGCTCAATGCAAACAGTGATGATGAGATTGACCATGCTATTAATGCTCAAATCAACTCGGCGCAATCTCAAGTTAAGCGTAAAAAAAACGTGTCCTTGTTGGCTAAGCTTATGCTGATTGGGTTAGGCCTGCTGTTAGTGACCGAGACTCTACTTGGGCTTAATCGTGCTTGGATAACCAGCCCTTGGTTATTTGGTTTGTATGCCAGTGTGCTGTCAGTGTTTGTTTTATGGGCGGTTGGGATCAGTATTAGTGAATGGCGTAAATTAACGACATTCAAGTCTGTGATTGAGAGTCAGCAAACGGGTGACCGATTATCACAAAGTTTACAATCAGGTGAAGCGGATAAATTTATCAATAACATCATCGCTAAATTACCCAATGATCTGCCACTTGAAGACTACCTATCTTCTATAAAAGATGAACACAATGATGCCGAAAAACTCATCTTATTTGATGAGTTAGTCTTGTCAGCAAGTGATGCAAAAGCCAAGAAACTAGTATGGCGCTTTGCCCAAGAGTCGGCGCTACTTTTGGCGGCCAGTCCACTTGCCGCCTTAGACATGGCGATTATTCTGTGGCGTAATCAAGGCATGATTTATGGCATTGCACAGTGTTATGGTATCGAGCTCGGTTACTTGAGTCGGCTTAAGCTTATTCGTGGCATCATCACCAATATTATCTATGCCGGTGCCAGTGAAATCGCCGCTGATTTAGGCACCCAACTATTGACTGTTGAAGTGACGGGTAAGTTATCAGCCAGACTGGGTCAAGGCCTAGGGGGCGGCTTGTTAACCGCAAGATTGGGCTATCAAGCCATGGCGCTTTGTCGGCCGATTTCATGTAAAGAGGCCAGTCGACCTAAGCTATCAGGGATCCATAAAGAGCTACTAGTAGCACTGCAAGGGTTTTCATCCAAGATGATGACAAAAACGGGTGTGCGTAAAAAAGATTTTACAACTAATGACTGA
- a CDS encoding PLP-dependent aspartate aminotransferase family protein, translating into MQNKWRLATQVIHAGHINNSSGALVSPLCQSATFVFDNAEQGQDRFSGEQAGYIYTRLGNPTTAELERKMAVLEGAEAAAATGSGMAAVSSALLANLQQGDHLVASKAVYGCTFSLMTSQLLRFGIAVTLVDFNDLTAISNAIKPTTKVLFCETPVNPHLDVFDLDAIAAIAKLHHLLSIVDNTFMTPLLQQPLSHGIDLVVHSATKYLNGHGDVIAGIVCGSHEQIEKIKCEILKDLGGVLSPHDAWLILRGLKTLDVRITRHCDNAEQVANYLAKHDKVTQVYYPGLKGGSGYGLIGSQMKRAGGVIAFELKGGRETSFTFMNRLRLFAIAVSLGDAESLIQHPASMTHSAYSAQERTSAGIGENLLRISVGLESVDDLIADLATALALI; encoded by the coding sequence ATGCAAAATAAATGGCGTTTAGCGACTCAAGTTATCCATGCTGGGCACATTAACAATAGCAGTGGGGCACTGGTCTCACCGCTGTGCCAAAGTGCGACGTTTGTGTTTGATAATGCAGAGCAAGGACAAGATCGGTTTTCTGGGGAGCAAGCGGGGTATATTTATACCCGTTTAGGTAACCCCACCACGGCTGAACTTGAACGCAAAATGGCCGTGTTAGAAGGAGCTGAAGCGGCAGCGGCGACAGGGTCGGGTATGGCTGCGGTGTCATCGGCCTTGTTGGCAAATTTACAGCAAGGCGATCATCTTGTGGCTTCCAAGGCCGTTTACGGCTGTACTTTTTCTTTAATGACTTCGCAATTACTTCGCTTTGGCATCGCGGTCACCTTGGTTGATTTTAATGATTTGACGGCGATATCCAACGCCATCAAGCCGACCACCAAAGTGCTGTTTTGTGAAACGCCAGTCAATCCTCACCTTGATGTGTTCGATCTCGATGCTATTGCTGCAATAGCCAAACTACATCATTTGCTCAGCATTGTCGATAATACTTTTATGACCCCATTGTTGCAGCAACCATTAAGTCATGGCATCGATTTGGTGGTGCACAGCGCGACTAAATATCTTAATGGTCATGGCGATGTGATAGCGGGGATTGTGTGTGGCAGTCATGAGCAAATAGAAAAAATAAAATGTGAAATACTGAAGGATTTAGGCGGCGTGTTGTCGCCCCATGATGCGTGGCTGATATTACGCGGTTTAAAAACCTTAGATGTCAGAATAACGCGTCATTGCGATAATGCCGAGCAGGTGGCTAATTATCTTGCCAAGCATGACAAAGTCACTCAGGTTTATTATCCCGGCTTAAAAGGGGGCAGCGGTTACGGGCTTATTGGCAGCCAGATGAAAAGAGCGGGTGGAGTGATTGCATTTGAGCTTAAAGGCGGGCGGGAAACGTCGTTCACTTTTATGAATCGTTTACGCTTATTTGCGATTGCCGTCAGTTTAGGTGATGCGGAGTCGCTTATCCAACATCCTGCCTCAATGACACATTCAGCTTATTCAGCCCAAGAAAGGACGAGTGCAGGCATTGGTGAAAACTTACTGCGGATCTCGGTAGGACTAGAGTCAGTCGATGACTTGATTGCCGACTTAGCGACGGCATTAGCCTTAATTTAA
- a CDS encoding RNA polymerase sigma factor — protein sequence MLCIGSSVSPKTSQDDFNQVWRANRHRIYRCCLKWLNGDQDKADDAMSLASEKALRYFQSEQEQVVNMYPWLCKLAYNICIDMHRFQARQHDIIQQVTSLPDEFYFSENSSELLEDKIARERILANLMQQLAILPDELKLVIKYRFLDEMDYCDIARQLNISPDNVRKRVQLARKKLRPLIEH from the coding sequence ATGCTTTGTATCGGCAGTTCTGTAAGCCCAAAAACCTCACAAGATGATTTTAACCAAGTATGGAGAGCTAACCGTCATCGGATTTACCGTTGTTGTCTCAAATGGCTTAATGGCGATCAAGATAAAGCCGATGATGCAATGTCACTGGCAAGCGAAAAAGCCCTGAGATATTTTCAATCTGAGCAAGAGCAAGTGGTTAATATGTATCCTTGGCTGTGTAAATTAGCCTATAACATCTGTATTGACATGCACAGATTTCAAGCCCGTCAACATGACATCATTCAACAGGTGACCTCACTACCTGATGAGTTCTATTTCTCCGAAAACAGCAGTGAACTGCTGGAAGATAAAATTGCCAGAGAGCGTATATTAGCCAACTTAATGCAGCAGCTTGCTATCTTACCCGATGAGTTAAAACTGGTGATTAAATACCGCTTTCTTGATGAGATGGATTATTGCGATATTGCTCGCCAGCTCAATATTTCTCCCGATAATGTGCGTAAACGAGTGCAATTAGCCCGGAAAAAATTACGTCCTTTAATAGAACATTGA
- a CDS encoding UpxY family transcription antiterminator, which translates to MTNETDKHWYVVYTQPNAEKKLLLAVSKLHLTAYLPLREELKQWSDRRKKITVPVFKSYLFVYLDYAGIHRVKALPACVDFIHFGGYPSIFPDAEMQLLKAIMAVSNNVQTKPSHLVKGDRIKLFTGALSGYEGVLCADPQGKKVAIAISKLNMSLMLDVPLAHMVKIDTPSARFNQSQPDITRRCYE; encoded by the coding sequence GTGACAAATGAAACCGATAAACACTGGTATGTGGTGTATACCCAGCCTAACGCCGAAAAAAAATTATTGCTTGCGGTCAGCAAGCTTCATTTAACCGCTTATTTACCACTGAGAGAAGAACTCAAACAATGGAGCGATCGGCGTAAAAAAATAACCGTCCCGGTGTTTAAATCTTACTTATTTGTTTATCTCGATTATGCGGGTATTCACCGCGTAAAAGCTTTGCCCGCTTGTGTCGATTTTATTCATTTTGGTGGCTATCCCAGCATATTTCCCGATGCTGAAATGCAGTTATTAAAGGCCATTATGGCAGTCAGTAATAATGTACAAACGAAGCCCTCTCATCTGGTGAAAGGCGATCGGATCAAATTGTTTACTGGGGCATTAAGTGGCTACGAAGGGGTATTGTGCGCCGATCCTCAGGGCAAAAAGGTGGCGATTGCGATCAGTAAATTAAATATGTCACTCATGCTGGATGTGCCGCTGGCCCACATGGTTAAAATCGATACCCCGAGTGCAAGGTTTAATCAGAGTCAGCCTGATATAACAAGGAGATGTTATGAATGA
- a CDS encoding ATP-binding protein: MNDRDKVAVNVNQLSGHLYALGLAIKAGDPNTDVLFSAVQVSLDECVQTSAMLELKQCFALNSLELKLIALTFVNTLEPETLTPFLGLSWFDHGANLSLERALLLCQADSDQPDATADNPASKAADLHRLLNSMKVFRWQILSISDHALPLIQPLMLAADIFAHLLASQHTLARTPEIIPTLVPQHDAVIAACFDAQLKQPLRQVNMLTGLDADDRSALVAQFASDLERPWHYVAPKLRHNASSCEVIRAFRQMLLRANLQTCYIYWPDLLSDILEQGSSDGLLALLFCANHTPADNQTSAIAPPIILFCDQALNDSDGSALHWLDSTLLDNLWSSVCFAQPIEPLTLHLTQPKLEQISRGWLALSARLLANTVANSPCFIRGLSAANAVYLANLYPLSATTMSRVGVKIAKVLARSQGHVSLFELLQQACLQANSEISGQLASLSQPRYQLSDMILDEHTQEQLQELIDRLVYRAQLTQAMPHFVAGIQALFWGKPGTGKSMAAEAIAGQLKLPLYKVNLANVASKWIGESEKHLAQLFDNAQKQNAVLLFDEADAIFAKRSEVESSHDKNANMGVSFLLQRMESYTGLLLLSTNFKSNLDDAFLRRFHGVVEFMIPDAHLRLQLWQKAWSDSTLLAADIDLQSLAQQFEFTPSQINNIAERALLFTIKAQQKTISKALLGKAVTREFEKQNAGFLSEQKLTRWLALN; encoded by the coding sequence ATGAATGACCGTGATAAGGTTGCTGTCAATGTGAATCAACTGAGCGGTCATTTATATGCCTTAGGGCTGGCCATTAAAGCGGGTGATCCCAACACCGACGTCCTCTTCAGCGCTGTACAAGTCAGCTTAGATGAATGTGTTCAGACATCGGCTATGCTTGAGCTAAAACAATGTTTTGCGCTTAATTCATTAGAGCTTAAGTTGATTGCACTGACTTTTGTTAATACCTTAGAGCCAGAAACATTGACGCCATTTCTCGGCCTGAGTTGGTTTGATCATGGGGCTAACTTGTCTTTAGAGCGGGCATTACTATTGTGCCAAGCTGACAGCGATCAGCCAGATGCCACAGCAGACAATCCAGCCAGTAAAGCTGCGGATCTGCATCGGTTATTGAACAGCATGAAGGTATTTCGCTGGCAGATCTTATCGATTAGCGATCACGCTTTGCCGCTGATCCAGCCGTTAATGCTAGCGGCAGACATCTTCGCGCATTTATTAGCCAGCCAGCACACACTTGCGCGAACACCTGAGATAATACCCACCTTAGTACCACAGCATGATGCCGTTATTGCAGCGTGTTTTGATGCACAGCTTAAGCAGCCACTGAGGCAAGTGAATATGCTAACGGGTTTAGATGCCGATGATCGCAGCGCACTGGTGGCGCAGTTTGCCAGTGATCTCGAGAGACCCTGGCATTACGTCGCCCCCAAGCTTAGGCACAATGCCAGTTCCTGTGAGGTTATTCGGGCATTTCGGCAGATGTTACTCAGGGCAAATCTGCAAACCTGTTATATTTACTGGCCTGATCTGCTCAGTGATATCCTTGAGCAAGGCAGCAGTGACGGATTACTAGCACTTTTGTTCTGCGCTAATCACACGCCTGCTGATAATCAAACCTCAGCCATCGCGCCTCCGATTATCTTGTTTTGTGATCAAGCCCTTAATGATAGTGATGGCTCAGCGCTGCATTGGTTGGATAGCACCTTGCTTGACAACCTCTGGTCTAGCGTATGCTTCGCTCAGCCCATTGAACCATTAACTTTGCATTTAACTCAGCCCAAGCTTGAGCAAATTAGTCGTGGCTGGCTGGCATTATCGGCACGTTTATTGGCCAATACTGTGGCAAATTCACCCTGCTTTATCCGGGGATTAAGCGCCGCCAATGCCGTTTATCTGGCTAATCTCTACCCCTTATCTGCCACCACTATGAGTCGGGTAGGCGTTAAGATTGCCAAGGTATTAGCCAGATCCCAAGGCCATGTGTCGCTATTTGAATTATTGCAACAGGCGTGCTTACAGGCCAACAGCGAAATAAGTGGCCAACTGGCGAGCTTGAGCCAGCCTAGATATCAACTGAGCGACATGATTTTAGATGAGCATACCCAAGAGCAATTACAAGAGTTAATTGACCGCTTAGTCTATCGCGCCCAATTGACTCAGGCCATGCCCCATTTTGTGGCGGGGATCCAAGCGCTGTTTTGGGGCAAACCCGGCACGGGTAAATCTATGGCGGCAGAGGCCATCGCCGGTCAGTTGAAATTACCTCTATATAAGGTCAATTTGGCCAATGTTGCCAGTAAATGGATAGGCGAGTCGGAAAAGCATTTAGCGCAATTGTTTGATAACGCCCAAAAGCAAAATGCCGTGTTGTTATTTGATGAGGCCGATGCCATTTTTGCCAAACGCAGTGAGGTTGAGTCCAGCCATGATAAAAATGCCAACATGGGGGTGAGTTTTTTACTGCAGCGCATGGAAAGCTACACAGGCCTGTTACTGCTCAGCACCAACTTTAAAAGCAACCTAGATGATGCATTTTTACGCCGCTTTCATGGGGTGGTGGAGTTTATGATCCCCGATGCACACTTACGTTTGCAGTTGTGGCAAAAAGCCTGGAGTGACAGTACCTTGCTGGCTGCTGACATTGATTTGCAAAGCTTAGCCCAGCAATTTGAATTCACCCCCTCACAGATCAACAACATTGCCGAAAGAGCCCTGTTATTTACCATTAAGGCTCAGCAAAAAACCATCAGTAAAGCCTTGCTTGGTAAGGCCGTTACTCGTGAATTTGAAAAACAAAATGCTGGCTTTTTATCTGAGCAAAAATTAACCCGTTGGTTGGCGTTAAATTAA
- a CDS encoding Pvc16 family protein → MDPLILQKTQKALDALIREKVLSLNSTSAEGLELSFVAPNSDFVAELGNKPVINCYLIGLNEDKARRKSEPMRSSLDESKTRRISHKEPKYIDISYMLTVWCKDKHGSAEIEHLLMGYLICGLGMFDFLPQEMMTRHEFAPSPYGIRFTLFGSEYSDKISGQVWQAMGTTPKPSLMLSLSVPIAVHEPTHLPVIREINRTLDKL, encoded by the coding sequence ATGGATCCCCTCATTCTTCAGAAAACCCAAAAGGCGCTGGATGCGCTGATCCGAGAAAAGGTCTTAAGTTTAAACAGCACTTCAGCAGAGGGGCTTGAGTTAAGTTTTGTGGCCCCTAACAGTGATTTTGTTGCCGAGTTAGGCAATAAACCTGTGATTAATTGTTACCTCATAGGGCTTAATGAAGATAAGGCTCGGCGGAAAAGTGAGCCTATGCGTTCAAGCTTAGATGAAAGTAAAACTCGGCGTATATCACACAAGGAGCCCAAATACATTGATATCAGTTATATGCTCACCGTGTGGTGTAAAGACAAACACGGTAGCGCCGAGATTGAACACTTACTGATGGGCTACTTGATTTGTGGCTTAGGCATGTTTGACTTTTTGCCACAGGAGATGATGACTCGCCATGAGTTTGCTCCCAGTCCGTATGGGATCCGCTTTACCCTGTTTGGCAGTGAATACAGCGATAAAATTAGTGGCCAAGTGTGGCAGGCCATGGGCACGACCCCTAAACCTAGTTTAATGTTATCTCTGTCGGTGCCCATTGCTGTGCACGAACCCACCCATTTGCCGGTGATCCGTGAAATTAACCGCACCTTGGATAAATTGTAA